The genome window GTCCCGCGAGCCGTTCGATCGCGGGGAGGTGCGCCTCGGCCATCACCTCGTTGAACTCGGGGACGTCGCTCACGCGAGTCGCGTCCGCGAGCGGGAGGCGCTCGGTCAGTTCGCTCGGGAGCAGTCCAGCCTCCTCGGCCGCGCCGTTGACGACGAACCGCGTGCCGGAGTCGGTCGTCACGCGGTCGCAGAGGAAGGTGCGGTCGGCGTCGCCGAGCATTCCGGTCCGGCCGGGCGTCGGCTTCCAGAGCCGGTGAACGGGGTTGATCGACTCGGGCGTGACCGCCGAGGGCGACGGGGACTCGTCGTCGACCGTCGCCAGCACGCGGGTGTTCGCGGCCGCGAGCGTGCGTGCGTCCTTCCCGTACAGCCGGCCCGCGTCCGTCGCGACCCGGTAGTCGTCGTGGTCGAACCAGAAGTCGTTGCCCGCGCGGGGCTTGACGCCGACCGCGTCGCCCGCCTGCTCGGCGAGGTGTGCGACCAGCCCCGCGGAGAAGGTGGTCTTCCCGGCGTCG of Halorubrum trapanicum contains these proteins:
- a CDS encoding ATPase; translation: MTGDASDPPVYLVAGGARVDAGKTTFSAGLVAHLAEQAGDAVGVKPRAGNDFWFDHDDYRVATDAGRLYGKDARTLAAANTRVLATVDDESPSPSAVTPESINPVHRLWKPTPGRTGMLGDADRTFLCDRVTTDSGTRFVVNGAAEEAGLLPSELTERLPLADATRVSDVPEFNEVMAEAHLPAIERLAGRVARTPVPRVVESYADVAGTLPRDGPVAPDAVAVVDPGRARIYAGDRYAKARAVAAGSPREGSREEHVDAVTEMIEPLATEPLPALSGEVRGAPDRVAAAYEPAYVSLVGAVEN